Proteins found in one Pirellulales bacterium genomic segment:
- a CDS encoding HD domain-containing protein → MPRRFIAQFGNQDSVDEIFLAADKQLRPNRNGNLYLQVELSDRTGRIGARMWNASEHVYRSFENGDYVRIEGSTQVYQGAVQLIVTNITRVLPEEVDETDFMPLATREIDGYVVRLGELLRGLTNPHLRALAEAFLIDEEFMRRFCRAPAGIKHHHAYVGGLLEHVVNLLEVIVRIADRYPMIDSELLLMGAFIHDMGKTEELAYDRAFSYTDEGQLIGHVVMAVGMLDRKVAEAEALAGEPIDEELVLRLKHMIVSHHGQYEFGSPKLPMTLEAVALAQLDNLDAKIHAFEQQMRDDPNTESSWTIYHQQLGRKLFKGQHAVPAQGAR, encoded by the coding sequence ATGCCACGTCGTTTCATCGCGCAGTTCGGCAACCAGGACTCGGTCGACGAGATCTTTCTCGCCGCCGACAAGCAACTGCGGCCGAACCGCAACGGCAACCTGTACCTGCAGGTCGAACTCTCGGATCGCACCGGGCGCATCGGGGCGCGCATGTGGAACGCTTCGGAGCACGTCTATCGCAGCTTCGAGAACGGCGATTACGTTCGCATCGAAGGGAGCACGCAGGTCTACCAGGGGGCCGTGCAACTGATCGTGACGAATATCACGCGTGTGCTGCCCGAGGAGGTCGACGAAACGGATTTCATGCCCCTGGCGACCCGCGAGATCGACGGGTATGTCGTACGCTTGGGAGAGTTGCTGCGGGGTCTGACGAACCCGCACCTGCGTGCCCTGGCCGAAGCGTTTCTCATCGACGAAGAGTTCATGCGGCGCTTTTGCCGTGCCCCGGCCGGGATCAAGCACCATCACGCCTACGTGGGCGGACTGCTCGAGCACGTCGTGAATCTGCTCGAGGTGATCGTGCGGATCGCCGACCGCTACCCGATGATCGACTCCGAGCTGTTGCTGATGGGGGCGTTCATCCACGACATGGGCAAGACCGAGGAATTGGCCTACGATCGCGCCTTCAGCTACACGGACGAAGGGCAGTTGATCGGTCACGTCGTGATGGCCGTGGGCATGCTCGACCGCAAGGTTGCCGAGGCCGAGGCCCTGGCCGGCGAGCCCATCGACGAGGAGCTGGTGCTTCGGCTCAAGCACATGATCGTCAGCCATCACGGACAGTACGAGTTTGGCAGCCCGAAGCTGCCGATGACGCTCGAAGCGGTGGCCCTCGCGCAACTCGACAACCTGGACGCGAAGATCCACGCTTTCGAGCAACAGATGCGTGACGACCCGAACACCGAGAGCAGTTGGACGATCTACCACCAGCAACTGGGTCGCAAACTGTTCAAGGGCCAGCACGCCGTTCCGGCCCAGGGCGCCCGTTGA
- a CDS encoding Gfo/Idh/MocA family oxidoreductase: protein MDRRTFLSGTSTALGLAAASVSSTLIQPRLAKAAPNDRVVVAVAGVRGRGSSLLNTFAGLPTCEVKYVCDLDASVLAERVAGVESSTGRRPEAIKDFRRALDDKRVDAIVLGTPDHWHAIPTIMACQAGKDVYVEKPDGHNIIEGRTMVAAAKKHGRVVQLGTQSRSSPHFHAAMEYLRAGNIGRPLFAKAWESAQQGSIGHPPDGEPPAGVDYDLWLGPAPKRAFNPNRFHGNWRWFFDYGTGDLGNDGVHRLDVARWGLETAIAAAGEAPLPLFPTKTTAVGGKYYFDDDQEWPDTLMVTWDYPGRVLTYEMRLWSRYPLYGDPEGAAVYGDRGYVVIGNRRWRAFGLKDELLREEKGEQNEIGHAQNFIDCMHSRGRPVADLETVGHPSSALCHLGNIAWRVGRTVKFDPATYTFPGDDEANRYLTRAEYRAPWTLPTLDNV from the coding sequence ATGGATCGTCGAACGTTTCTGTCAGGCACGTCCACCGCGCTGGGGCTGGCCGCGGCGAGCGTTTCATCCACGTTGATCCAGCCACGCCTGGCCAAGGCCGCGCCGAACGATCGCGTGGTCGTCGCCGTAGCCGGCGTGCGCGGGCGTGGCTCTTCCTTGCTGAACACCTTCGCCGGTTTGCCAACGTGCGAAGTGAAATACGTCTGCGATCTCGATGCGAGTGTGCTGGCCGAACGAGTCGCCGGCGTCGAAAGCTCGACCGGCCGCCGTCCCGAGGCGATCAAAGATTTTCGCCGCGCGCTCGACGACAAGAGGGTCGATGCCATCGTGCTGGGTACGCCCGACCATTGGCACGCGATTCCTACGATCATGGCCTGCCAGGCGGGCAAGGACGTCTACGTCGAGAAGCCGGACGGACACAATATTATCGAAGGGCGCACGATGGTGGCCGCCGCCAAGAAGCACGGTCGCGTCGTGCAACTCGGCACGCAATCGCGCAGTTCACCCCACTTCCATGCGGCGATGGAGTACCTGCGGGCGGGCAACATCGGCCGTCCCCTGTTCGCCAAGGCCTGGGAGAGTGCCCAGCAAGGCTCGATCGGTCATCCGCCCGATGGCGAGCCTCCGGCCGGCGTGGATTACGACCTGTGGCTGGGACCCGCGCCGAAACGCGCGTTCAATCCGAACCGTTTCCACGGCAACTGGCGCTGGTTCTTCGATTACGGGACGGGGGATCTCGGCAACGACGGTGTTCATCGACTCGACGTGGCTCGTTGGGGATTGGAAACGGCCATCGCGGCGGCCGGCGAAGCCCCGCTCCCTCTGTTTCCCACCAAGACCACCGCAGTCGGCGGGAAATACTACTTCGACGACGACCAGGAGTGGCCCGACACGTTGATGGTCACCTGGGACTATCCCGGCCGCGTGTTGACCTACGAGATGCGTCTCTGGAGCCGGTACCCGCTGTATGGCGATCCCGAGGGAGCGGCGGTCTACGGCGACCGCGGCTACGTGGTGATTGGCAATCGCCGCTGGCGAGCGTTCGGCTTGAAAGATGAACTCCTGCGCGAAGAGAAAGGGGAGCAGAACGAAATCGGTCACGCGCAGAATTTCATCGACTGCATGCACAGCCGCGGACGGCCGGTGGCCGACCTGGAAACGGTGGGCCACCCGTCAAGCGCGCTCTGCCATTTGGGAAATATCGCCTGGCGGGTCGGCCGGACGGTGAAGTTCGACCCGGCGACCTATACGTTTCCGGGGGACGACGAGGCGAATCGGTATCTGACGCGGGCGGAATATCGCGCGCCGTGGACGCTGCCGACGCTGGACAACGTCTGA
- a CDS encoding SDR family oxidoreductase, giving the protein MNVFDRLRLDGRRAVVTGGSRGLGLEMARVLGQAGAELIIASRDGDQLETACAELRESSPRVTAVVADLATPEGATRFCEQVLSEYAPLDILVNNVGGRRVNFPTEEMPLEEWQRIVDLNLTQAFVCTKLIGGAMLPRRRGRVINVASISGFVPGKLMRGRSYETCKAALAMFTKSVAADWAPYNVTVNAIAPGAFLTDANRRWFGERPELKQQIEERIPMGRVGEPHEIGALALYLASDASSYMTGSVIVLDGGYLLW; this is encoded by the coding sequence ATGAATGTTTTCGACCGATTACGCCTCGACGGACGACGAGCCGTCGTCACGGGGGGCAGCCGTGGTTTGGGTTTGGAAATGGCACGCGTCTTGGGACAGGCCGGCGCTGAACTAATCATTGCCAGTCGCGACGGCGATCAGCTCGAAACGGCGTGCGCCGAACTGCGCGAGTCGTCGCCCCGGGTGACGGCCGTCGTGGCGGATCTCGCCACGCCCGAGGGAGCGACCAGGTTTTGCGAGCAGGTGCTGAGCGAATACGCGCCCCTCGACATCCTAGTGAACAACGTCGGCGGAAGGAGAGTCAACTTTCCCACTGAGGAGATGCCGCTCGAAGAGTGGCAGCGGATCGTCGATCTGAACCTAACGCAGGCCTTTGTCTGCACGAAGTTGATTGGCGGCGCCATGCTGCCACGACGGCGTGGTCGCGTGATCAACGTGGCGTCGATCTCGGGCTTCGTCCCGGGCAAGCTGATGCGCGGTCGCTCCTACGAAACCTGCAAGGCGGCGCTGGCCATGTTCACCAAATCGGTCGCCGCCGATTGGGCCCCTTACAACGTGACGGTGAACGCCATTGCGCCCGGGGCGTTTCTGACCGACGCCAATCGGCGCTGGTTCGGCGAGCGCCCGGAGTTGAAACAGCAGATCGAAGAGCGCATCCCGATGGGTAGAGTCGGCGAGCCGCACGAGATCGGGGCCCTGGCCCTTTACCTGGCCAGCGACGCGTCGAGCTACATGACCGGTTCGGTGATCGTCCTCGACGGCGGTTATTTGCTCTGGTAA
- a CDS encoding MaoC family dehydratase: MPPRLIRGLDELRTLVGQEIGKSDWLEITQDRIQQFADVTGDHQWVHCNPEMAAAHSPYGTTIAHGFLTLSLCTMLAQEIATIEGIRMGVNYGLNRVRFPNAVRVGARIRMSSVLTELKDIAGGGVQVTYKQTYEVEGEDKPACVAETVARLFF; encoded by the coding sequence ATGCCCCCACGCCTTATTCGCGGTCTGGATGAACTGCGTACGCTCGTCGGCCAGGAGATCGGCAAGAGCGATTGGCTCGAGATCACCCAGGACCGCATCCAGCAGTTCGCCGACGTCACGGGCGATCATCAATGGGTCCACTGCAATCCCGAGATGGCGGCCGCGCACTCGCCCTATGGCACGACGATCGCGCACGGTTTCCTCACGCTTTCGCTCTGCACGATGCTGGCCCAGGAGATTGCCACGATCGAGGGCATTCGCATGGGCGTGAACTATGGCTTGAACCGTGTGCGATTTCCCAACGCCGTTCGTGTCGGCGCGCGCATTCGCATGTCGTCGGTGCTCACCGAATTGAAGGACATCGCCGGAGGGGGCGTGCAAGTCACGTACAAGCAAACGTACGAAGTCGAAGGAGAGGACAAACCGGCGTGCGTGGCAGAGACTGTCGCGCGGCTGTTCTTCTAA
- a CDS encoding PSD1 domain-containing protein, whose translation MPRLGWLLFALLIGCFALEGRAADPAALTFEEHIRPIMRANCYHCHGNGDELAGGLDVRLKRFLVAGGESGVAITPGKRDDSYLYQRIRDGEMPPTEHKLSTSDIETIGAWIDAGAPTKRDEPEAIPSGAGISPEDRQYWAFQPVVRPPVPPVGHTELVRTPIDAFLLARLESSGIAFGPEADKRTLAKRVYFNLTGLPPSADELALFVADEAPDAYERLVDRLLASPHYGERWGRHWLDAAGYADSEGYTDEDRPRDNAYYYRDYVIRSLNADKPWDAFIREQLAGDEMVAPPYTNLTPESRDLLVATGFLRMAADGTATGGIDQELARNQVVADTIKIVSSALLGMTVGCAQCHDHRYDPILQDDYYRLRAVLEPALDPVNWRTPDARRISLYTDADRALAAEVEARAAEKVTVRNARQAEFMEAALEQELQKHPEELRDSLRTAYNTPAAERTPEQVALLAEHPSVNISPGVLYQYNQGHADELKKLDAEIGTIRAEKPPEHFIRPLTEMPGQIPVTHLFHRGDPKQPKHEVAPGDLLVCSTEDAPLSIAADDSVLPTTGRRTTYAAWLTSGRHPLVARVLVNRVWMHHFGQGIVGTPSDFGRLGELPSHPELLDWLASEFVDSGWRMKQLHRLIVTSAAYRQSSAHREEADAVDPDNRLLARMSVRRLDAESVRDRILATSGVLSRKMFGPAVPVREDAVGQVVVGVDVKGASNTPGEVVPIGEEAFRRSVYVEVRRSRPLAVLRAFDAPVMETNCDRRTSSTVAEQALLLLNSEFILEQAKYFAARAHVGGGTLEEQARRAWQWAHLRLPNEAEQKTVAEFLQQQTAWLAAQPVPDDRKDNPPTADDHERTALTNFCQVLLGSNEFLYFD comes from the coding sequence ATGCCGCGCCTCGGCTGGCTCCTATTTGCCCTGCTGATTGGTTGCTTCGCACTCGAAGGCCGTGCCGCCGATCCGGCTGCGCTCACCTTCGAAGAACACATTCGGCCGATCATGCGCGCCAATTGTTACCATTGCCACGGCAATGGCGATGAACTGGCCGGCGGGCTCGACGTGCGTCTCAAGCGATTCCTCGTCGCCGGGGGCGAATCGGGGGTCGCGATTACCCCCGGCAAGCGCGACGACAGTTACCTTTATCAGCGCATCCGCGACGGTGAGATGCCGCCGACCGAACACAAGCTCTCGACCTCCGACATCGAGACGATCGGTGCCTGGATCGACGCCGGCGCTCCCACGAAACGAGACGAACCCGAGGCGATTCCCTCCGGCGCCGGCATCTCGCCCGAGGATCGCCAGTACTGGGCGTTTCAGCCGGTAGTACGTCCCCCCGTGCCTCCTGTCGGCCACACCGAGCTGGTCCGCACGCCGATCGACGCCTTTCTACTTGCCCGGCTTGAATCGTCCGGCATCGCCTTCGGCCCCGAGGCCGACAAGCGGACGCTGGCCAAACGAGTCTACTTCAACCTGACCGGGTTGCCCCCGAGCGCGGACGAGTTGGCGCTCTTCGTCGCCGACGAGGCCCCCGATGCCTACGAACGACTGGTCGATCGCCTGTTGGCCTCGCCCCACTATGGCGAACGTTGGGGACGACACTGGCTCGACGCGGCCGGCTACGCCGACTCGGAAGGGTACACCGACGAAGACCGTCCGCGCGACAATGCGTATTACTATCGCGACTACGTCATCCGCTCGCTGAACGCCGACAAGCCGTGGGACGCGTTCATCCGCGAGCAACTGGCGGGTGATGAAATGGTCGCGCCCCCCTACACGAATCTCACCCCGGAAAGCCGCGACCTGCTCGTGGCGACCGGCTTTCTGCGCATGGCGGCCGATGGCACCGCCACCGGCGGCATCGATCAGGAACTGGCGCGCAACCAGGTCGTCGCCGATACGATCAAGATCGTCAGTAGCGCCTTGCTGGGCATGACGGTGGGTTGCGCACAGTGTCACGATCACCGCTACGATCCCATCCTGCAGGACGACTACTATCGCCTGCGCGCCGTGCTCGAGCCGGCGCTCGATCCGGTGAATTGGCGCACGCCCGATGCGCGCCGCATCTCGCTCTACACCGATGCGGATCGCGCGCTTGCCGCCGAAGTCGAAGCGCGCGCGGCCGAAAAGGTTACGGTGCGCAATGCCCGGCAGGCGGAGTTCATGGAGGCCGCGCTCGAGCAGGAATTGCAGAAGCATCCCGAGGAGCTACGCGACTCGCTGCGCACGGCCTACAACACACCCGCGGCCGAGCGCACGCCCGAGCAAGTCGCGTTACTGGCCGAGCATCCCAGCGTGAACATCAGCCCCGGCGTGCTTTACCAGTACAACCAGGGGCACGCCGACGAACTGAAGAAGCTCGACGCCGAGATCGGCACGATTCGCGCCGAGAAACCTCCCGAACACTTCATTCGTCCGCTGACGGAAATGCCGGGCCAAATCCCCGTCACGCACCTGTTCCATCGTGGCGACCCGAAGCAGCCGAAGCACGAGGTAGCGCCGGGCGACCTGTTAGTTTGCTCAACCGAAGACGCGCCGCTGTCGATCGCCGCGGACGATAGTGTCCTGCCCACGACGGGCCGCCGTACGACCTACGCTGCCTGGCTCACCAGTGGCCGGCATCCGCTCGTGGCGCGCGTGCTGGTAAACCGCGTGTGGATGCACCACTTTGGCCAGGGCATCGTCGGTACGCCCTCCGACTTCGGCCGCCTGGGCGAATTGCCGTCGCACCCCGAGTTGCTCGACTGGCTGGCCAGCGAATTCGTCGACAGCGGCTGGCGGATGAAGCAACTACATCGATTGATCGTCACGTCGGCCGCGTACCGTCAATCGTCGGCGCATCGCGAGGAAGCGGATGCCGTCGATCCCGATAATCGCCTGCTGGCGCGGATGAGCGTGCGGCGTCTCGACGCCGAGTCGGTTCGCGATCGTATTCTGGCCACCTCGGGCGTGCTCAGCCGCAAGATGTTTGGGCCCGCGGTGCCCGTGCGCGAGGACGCCGTCGGTCAGGTCGTCGTGGGAGTCGATGTGAAAGGGGCCTCGAATACGCCGGGCGAGGTGGTGCCCATCGGCGAAGAGGCCTTCCGCCGCAGCGTCTATGTCGAGGTGCGCCGCAGCCGCCCGCTGGCCGTGTTGCGGGCCTTCGATGCGCCGGTCATGGAGACGAACTGCGATCGGCGCACGTCGTCGACGGTGGCCGAGCAGGCGCTGTTGCTCTTGAATAGCGAATTCATCCTCGAGCAGGCCAAATACTTCGCCGCGCGGGCGCACGTCGGTGGCGGCACCCTCGAGGAACAAGCCAGGCGTGCGTGGCAATGGGCGCATCTGCGCCTGCCGAACGAAGCCGAGCAAAAAACCGTGGCGGAGTTTCTCCAGCAGCAAACGGCGTGGCTCGCGGCACAGCCGGTGCCCGACGACCGCAAGGATAATCCCCCTACCGCTGACGATCACGAGCGGACCGCGCTGACGAACTTCTGTCAGGTGCTGTTGGGCAGCAACGAATTCCTCTACTTCGACTAG
- a CDS encoding GNAT family N-acetyltransferase, giving the protein MTPASTPEIMGFTTVAPIRPLDPQRTVLTDGVVVLRPVRESDADDVYASVRESLSEMIAWLPWAHADYTREESVSWLSLCADHWRTGREYSFAIGDATDGSFCGAVGLNHFDHDTHRANLGYWVRASKSGRGMATRAARLLAPWGTDVLNLQRIEIVAAVGNTRSVRAAEKTGALREGILRRRLRVHGNQFDAVVFSFVKGDFCQPTE; this is encoded by the coding sequence ATGACCCCAGCGTCCACGCCAGAGATCATGGGTTTTACGACGGTTGCCCCCATCCGCCCGCTCGATCCCCAGCGCACCGTGCTGACCGATGGCGTCGTGGTCTTGCGCCCGGTCCGCGAAAGCGACGCCGACGATGTTTACGCCTCGGTGCGCGAGTCGCTCTCCGAGATGATCGCCTGGCTTCCCTGGGCGCATGCCGACTACACGCGCGAGGAATCGGTCTCGTGGCTCTCGCTCTGCGCCGACCACTGGCGCACTGGGCGCGAGTACAGCTTTGCCATCGGCGATGCCACCGACGGCTCGTTTTGTGGCGCCGTGGGCCTGAACCACTTCGATCACGACACGCACCGGGCGAACTTGGGCTACTGGGTGCGCGCCAGCAAGTCGGGACGCGGCATGGCCACGCGGGCCGCCAGGTTGCTCGCTCCCTGGGGCACCGATGTATTGAATCTCCAGCGGATCGAGATCGTGGCCGCCGTGGGCAATACGCGCAGCGTCCGCGCGGCCGAAAAGACCGGCGCCCTGCGCGAGGGGATTCTGCGCCGTCGCTTGCGCGTCCATGGGAACCAGTTCGACGCCGTCGTCTTCTCCTTTGTCAAAGGCGATTTCTGCCAGCCGACCGAGTGA
- a CDS encoding DSD1 family PLP-dependent enzyme: MATNQPPLGSTRDELDTPALVIDLDRLEANIARIAGLCRERGVDWRPHSKGHKSSEIARRQVAAGAIGVTCAKLGEAEVMAAGGIRDLLIANQIVGAQKLARLAQLTRVADPIVTVDHPLQIEATNQAMRAAGTNTRMIVEVDIGMHRCGVAPGEATLELAKLIDAAPGIELAGIMGYEGHLLTLEDPNEKRTRVEQAIGMLTETKDLLLRAGLPCPIVSAGGTGSYASTLACPGVSELQAGGLIFMDAFYRERCQIVGFDFALTLVATVVSRPAPHRAIIDAGRKTHNMEIHPPRVVGHDDIEFVSLSAEHGVLELAPSAEHLEIGDRLTIIPGYGDFSTVLHNEFYAFRGDRLEAIWPLEARGRLR; the protein is encoded by the coding sequence ATGGCCACGAATCAGCCCCCCCTGGGCTCGACACGCGATGAACTCGACACCCCGGCCCTGGTGATCGACCTCGATCGGCTCGAAGCGAACATAGCCCGCATCGCCGGGCTCTGCCGCGAACGTGGCGTCGACTGGCGCCCCCACTCGAAGGGGCACAAATCGTCAGAGATTGCCCGCCGGCAGGTGGCCGCCGGCGCGATTGGCGTTACGTGTGCCAAATTGGGCGAGGCCGAAGTGATGGCCGCCGGGGGCATTCGCGACCTGCTGATCGCCAATCAAATTGTCGGCGCTCAAAAGCTGGCCCGACTGGCACAACTGACGCGCGTCGCCGACCCCATTGTCACGGTCGATCACCCGCTGCAGATCGAAGCCACCAATCAGGCCATGCGCGCAGCCGGCACGAACACCCGGATGATCGTCGAGGTCGATATCGGCATGCACCGCTGTGGCGTGGCCCCCGGCGAGGCCACTTTGGAACTCGCGAAGTTGATCGACGCCGCCCCGGGAATCGAACTGGCCGGCATCATGGGTTACGAAGGACATCTCTTGACGCTCGAAGATCCCAACGAGAAACGCACGCGCGTCGAGCAGGCCATTGGCATGCTGACCGAAACAAAAGACCTGCTCTTGCGCGCCGGCCTCCCCTGCCCTATCGTCTCGGCGGGGGGCACGGGTTCGTACGCTTCAACGCTCGCCTGCCCCGGCGTCAGCGAACTCCAGGCCGGAGGACTGATCTTCATGGATGCCTTCTACCGCGAGCGCTGCCAGATCGTGGGCTTCGACTTTGCGCTGACGCTCGTCGCCACCGTGGTGAGCCGGCCGGCGCCCCACCGCGCGATCATCGACGCCGGCCGTAAGACGCACAACATGGAGATCCATCCGCCGCGCGTCGTGGGACACGACGACATTGAGTTCGTCTCCCTCTCGGCCGAACATGGCGTGCTCGAGCTCGCGCCCAGCGCGGAACACCTCGAGATCGGCGACCGTCTGACGATCATTCCCGGCTACGGCGACTTTTCTACCGTACTGCACAACGAGTTCTACGCCTTCCGCGGCGACCGCCTGGAAGCGATCTGGCCGCTGGAAGCGCGGGGCCGCCTGCGGTAG
- a CDS encoding sulfatase-like hydrolase/transferase: MNSCAFVRSSFFARVVGLFALVALCVLVFPSLSISAERGPNVVLILGDDQAWTDFGFMGHPTIATPHLDRLASQGAVFTHGYVPTSLCRASLATFATGLFPHQHGITSNDPPPGVDRSLMLRHMSGHATIPRLLAPAGYLSLQTGKWWEGQPALGGFTHAMSHGDPTRGGRHGDVGLTIGREGLAPIGEFFDTVGERPFFLWYAPLLPHMPHNPPQRLLEKYSAPDRHPQLAAYWAMCEWFDETIGELLALLDERGLAENTLVVFAVDNGWIQETGEAKTTRGGFAPKSKLSPYDGGVRTPVIVCWPGHVSPTSIATPISTVDLVPTMLTACGVAPPSHLPGTNLLEVATGSPYPRDTICGEIFTHNAVDIDRPAANLTHRWCVAGNRKLIVPAKSPALVELYDLANDPTETKNIAAEEPETVARLRTRLDAWWPGK; the protein is encoded by the coding sequence ATGAATTCTTGTGCATTCGTTCGAAGCTCGTTCTTCGCGCGCGTGGTGGGGCTGTTTGCCCTCGTGGCGCTGTGCGTCCTGGTGTTTCCCTCGCTATCGATCTCCGCCGAGCGCGGGCCGAACGTCGTCCTCATTCTGGGAGACGATCAGGCCTGGACCGATTTCGGGTTCATGGGGCACCCGACGATCGCGACGCCGCACCTCGACCGGCTTGCCTCGCAGGGGGCCGTCTTCACGCACGGCTACGTTCCGACGAGCCTCTGCCGCGCCAGCCTGGCGACCTTTGCCACGGGACTCTTTCCGCATCAGCATGGCATCACGTCGAACGATCCTCCGCCTGGCGTCGATCGTTCGCTGATGCTGCGACACATGAGCGGCCATGCCACGATACCGCGCCTCTTGGCGCCGGCCGGCTACCTGAGCCTGCAGACGGGCAAATGGTGGGAGGGGCAGCCCGCGCTGGGGGGCTTCACGCATGCCATGTCGCACGGCGATCCCACGCGGGGCGGGCGGCACGGCGACGTGGGGCTGACGATCGGTCGAGAAGGGCTCGCGCCGATCGGCGAGTTTTTCGACACGGTCGGCGAGCGTCCGTTCTTCTTGTGGTACGCGCCGCTGTTGCCTCACATGCCGCACAACCCGCCGCAGCGGCTGCTCGAGAAATACTCTGCGCCCGATCGGCATCCCCAGCTGGCGGCCTACTGGGCCATGTGCGAGTGGTTCGACGAGACGATCGGTGAGTTGCTCGCCCTGCTCGACGAGCGCGGGCTGGCAGAGAACACGCTGGTGGTGTTCGCGGTCGACAACGGTTGGATCCAAGAGACGGGGGAGGCCAAGACGACCCGGGGGGGCTTTGCTCCCAAGAGCAAGCTCTCGCCCTACGATGGAGGCGTGAGGACCCCCGTGATCGTGTGCTGGCCGGGGCACGTTTCGCCGACGAGCATCGCCACGCCCATCTCGACGGTCGATCTCGTGCCGACGATGCTCACCGCCTGCGGTGTCGCGCCGCCGAGCCATTTGCCTGGTACGAATCTGCTGGAGGTGGCGACGGGAAGCCCCTATCCGCGGGACACGATCTGTGGCGAGATCTTCACGCACAATGCCGTCGATATCGACCGCCCGGCGGCGAACCTGACCCACCGCTGGTGTGTCGCAGGAAACAGGAAGCTGATCGTCCCGGCAAAATCTCCTGCCCTGGTGGAACTCTACGACCTTGCCAACGACCCCACCGAGACGAAGAATATCGCAGCCGAAGAGCCTGAGACGGTCGCCCGGCTCCGCACGCGGCTCGACGCGTGGTGGCCGGGTAAGTAA